The following proteins come from a genomic window of Gimesia chilikensis:
- a CDS encoding arylsulfatase produces MISDKPCRVLCVMIFCLLLTTTGLRAEDRPNIIYVMADDMGYGDLGCYGQKIIKTPNIDQLAQQGMRFTNHYAGHTVCRPSRLVLLTGQHSGHTPISQNEQYYFPENTTTVTSLLKEQGYATGGVGKWALGIPESTGVPSKQGFDFWFGYLDQGNAHNFYPEFLWSNEQEVSLPGNKVGPHKRVSISRETYSHDLLTREAFNFIRANADKPFFLQAHYTIPHANNEGGRATGDGMEVPEYGDYKDREWPQPEKGFAAMVTRLDRDLGRMVELLQELKLENKTIIFFTSDNGPHQEGMHQVEFFNSNGPLKGYKRDLYEGGIRVPLIVKWPRKIKPGTTSDHISAFWDFLPTACELAGIKPPENIDGISYLPELLGQSQRAHETMFWKYRGKVALRAGKWKAVQTGPGKPLELYNLDTDIGETHNLAKEHPEIVARMQQQIAASQSAD; encoded by the coding sequence ATGATATCTGACAAGCCCTGCCGTGTTCTGTGTGTAATGATCTTCTGTCTGCTTTTAACGACTACTGGTCTACGAGCGGAAGACCGCCCCAATATCATCTATGTGATGGCAGATGACATGGGCTACGGCGACCTGGGCTGCTACGGTCAGAAAATTATTAAGACACCCAATATCGACCAGCTTGCCCAGCAGGGGATGCGGTTCACCAACCACTATGCGGGGCACACCGTCTGTCGTCCCTCGCGACTGGTCCTGCTTACCGGTCAGCATTCGGGACACACTCCGATTAGCCAGAATGAACAGTATTATTTCCCGGAAAACACAACGACCGTCACCTCACTGCTCAAAGAACAGGGTTACGCGACTGGCGGCGTAGGAAAGTGGGCCCTGGGTATTCCAGAGTCAACCGGTGTTCCCAGCAAGCAGGGCTTTGATTTCTGGTTCGGCTACCTGGATCAGGGCAACGCGCACAACTTTTATCCTGAATTCCTCTGGAGCAACGAACAGGAAGTTTCACTGCCGGGAAACAAGGTGGGCCCTCACAAACGGGTCTCGATCTCGCGCGAAACCTACTCGCATGATCTGCTGACCCGCGAAGCATTCAACTTTATCCGGGCAAATGCAGATAAACCTTTCTTCCTGCAGGCTCATTACACAATTCCACACGCGAACAATGAAGGGGGCCGCGCTACCGGTGATGGCATGGAAGTCCCTGAATATGGCGATTATAAAGATCGCGAGTGGCCTCAGCCTGAAAAAGGCTTCGCTGCGATGGTGACCCGCCTCGACCGGGATCTGGGCCGGATGGTCGAACTGCTGCAAGAACTCAAACTGGAAAACAAGACCATCATCTTTTTCACTTCGGACAATGGTCCCCATCAGGAGGGCATGCATCAGGTGGAATTCTTCAACTCTAACGGACCGCTGAAAGGATACAAACGCGATCTGTATGAGGGAGGCATCCGGGTGCCGCTGATTGTCAAGTGGCCAAGGAAGATTAAACCAGGTACCACTTCCGATCACATCAGTGCTTTCTGGGACTTCCTGCCGACTGCCTGTGAACTGGCGGGAATCAAGCCACCAGAAAACATTGATGGCATTTCCTACCTGCCTGAACTGCTGGGCCAGTCACAACGGGCGCATGAGACGATGTTCTGGAAATATCGGGGCAAAGTGGCTCTGCGGGCTGGTAAATGGAAGGCCGTCCAGACTGGCCCGGGTAAACCGCTGGAACTGTATAATCTTGATACTGATATCGGCGAGACACACAATCTCGCTAAGGAACACCCCGAAATCGTCGCACGTATGCAGCAGCAGATCGCAGCCAGCCAGTCTGCGGACTAG